Proteins found in one Nitrospinota bacterium genomic segment:
- a CDS encoding TonB family protein, whose translation MKSGSAINLADMGAIPSERFWLHKSLLNQTRLNRFVLYSLIIHIVFLLLYWLMPAPSPVTPPNPIHVKFVEPEKSKSELEKGTIIDAPEPKKIEKPKTSELRASHDSRAQSNIKNSPDKEYRRKKTAVPKSSGVPTADKKLPTPPQKKISRSIAKKKAVESKQSFPITERGIFVPLAQDEPQNESESSLNAGTKGALSLLDGFDPDKYASLDTKTENLEDSDSGEDVSLDTTETQYASYFTRIKHQIERVWTYPSEAAQRGISGRLTLRFRISKDGNLVSARVVDKSGHEILDFAAIKAVKEAAPFYPFPANIKKDQLSILATFIYSPTYGLLKN comes from the coding sequence ATGAAATCAGGCTCCGCCATAAACTTGGCAGATATGGGAGCGATTCCTTCGGAACGGTTCTGGTTGCACAAAAGTCTTCTGAACCAGACCCGGTTGAACCGATTTGTCTTGTACTCCTTAATCATCCACATTGTATTTCTGCTCCTGTATTGGCTGATGCCCGCCCCATCCCCTGTTACGCCCCCCAACCCGATTCACGTTAAATTTGTTGAACCTGAAAAATCCAAGAGCGAACTGGAAAAGGGGACCATAATCGACGCCCCTGAACCCAAAAAAATCGAAAAACCCAAAACATCGGAATTGCGTGCCAGTCATGACAGCCGGGCACAATCTAATATTAAAAATTCACCGGACAAAGAATACCGGCGAAAAAAAACCGCGGTTCCCAAATCATCAGGGGTCCCCACGGCAGACAAAAAATTACCGACTCCCCCTCAAAAAAAGATCAGCCGTTCCATAGCAAAGAAAAAAGCCGTAGAAAGCAAACAGTCATTTCCGATAACAGAACGAGGCATCTTTGTCCCCTTGGCTCAGGACGAACCGCAAAACGAAAGTGAATCCAGTTTAAACGCGGGAACCAAGGGAGCGCTGTCCCTGCTGGATGGATTCGATCCTGACAAATACGCGTCCCTGGACACGAAAACTGAAAACCTGGAAGATTCCGACAGCGGCGAAGACGTTTCCCTCGACACCACGGAGACGCAATACGCTTCTTACTTCACCAGGATCAAACACCAGATTGAACGCGTATGGACCTATCCCAGTGAAGCGGCGCAAAGAGGAATCAGCGGCAGACTCACCCTGAGATTCCGAATTTCAAAGGACGGAAACCTTGTCAGCGCCCGGGTGGTCGACAAATCAGGCCATGAAATTCTTGATTTTGCCGCCATCAAGGCCGTCAAAGAGGCGGCGCCCTTTTACCCCTTTCCGGCCAATATTAAAAAGGACCAACTATCTATCCTGGCCACGTTTATCTATAGCCCAACCTACGGATTATTAAAGAACTAA